The Pseudomonadota bacterium nucleotide sequence ATACCCGCGCCGTGCGCGACGTGTGGATGGTGATGGAGCCCTTTCCGCCGGAAGCGGTGGCGGCACATGCGCTGCTCTGCTTCGACGGCGGTGGAGCGCCCGTGGTGAGATCGTCGGACGGGATGACCGATGGGGGGGTCGTGGTGTCGGTGGAGGTTCGCCTTCGCGACGGAGAGCGCTTTGACATGGGGCTGGGGCGTCAGCAGCACTATCCCGTGGTCTATCAGGTGGGTACCTGGCGCGATACCGTGGAGAAGGCGTGCGCGCTGCGTCAGCATCGCCTGGTGCGCTATCGTCTCGACCTCACGCAGGCGCAGCGGGAGGCCCTCTTCAGCCGAGCCCTGGGTGAGGCCGTTCGCGATCGCGCTGACGAGCGCTACGACACGGTCTCCAACAACTGCGTCAACAGCGCGCTTCGCATGATCAACGCGGTGGTCGAGCCCCAGCGACGGGTGACGGAGCGGTTCCTCGGGGTTCCCAACCCAGGGACGTTTGTGCCCACACTCGTGCCCGACGCGCTCGACGCCCATGGGTTGCTGCTCTCTGGGCCTCGCGTGATCACGCTTCCGAGCGCGGGGGCACCACCGCCTCCTGTTGCGCCCGCGCCAGGCCCGGCTTCCTCGGTGGACGCGGTGACACCGCGGTCATCGCAACGCTGGAGCCTCCTGGCCCCGGCCGCCACCGTATCGGCCGCGATTGCCCTGGGCGCTGCGGGAAATCCGGTCGGTCTGTGCGCCACGGCCGCTGCAGGCGTGATTGCTGCGCGCGCGGGACGTGCGGCCGAGCGAGCGGGCACTTGCGTCGAGGAGCCGGCGGAAGCCTGGAGCGCACCGGTCGGACAACGACGAGGCGGTGATCTCGTGTCGCACCCCCTGATCGATCTCCCCACGGAATGACAGACGCCCGTGGCCGTGGGCCACGGGCGTCGTGTCGTTGGAGGCTGCGCGGGGTCAGGCGGCGCGGAGGCGGTCGTCGCCGTCTCCCCCGTCACCATCCCCGCCGGGAGCGGGCGCGCTGTTGAGCGCGCTCTGCACCTTGGCCTGCACTCCCGTCCACTGGCTGTTCTGGGCGAACTGCGTCTCGCCGTAGCCCGAGAGGTCTGATCCGAGCTCGATGCTCACCCCGTGGGCGTCGGGATAGTCGGAGGAGTGCTCCTCGGCGATGACCATCGACGACACGGCGCTCAGCACCCCGTCGGCCGCGGCTTTGAGGGCGTCGCTCGACGAGGGCTCGTTCTTCACGTTCTGGCAGAATGAGGCCAGGTCGCTGTAGTCGTAGAAGCCCTGGGTGTTGTAGTAGATGTCGCTCATGCGGCTGGTGTCGAAGCTGCCGTCCTTGGTGAACTCGGCGGCGAAGACGTCCATCGCGCTCTTGAGGTCTTCGGCTTTCGAGAGGTCGAAGGCAGACATCGTGGGCAGATCGTCCTGCGTGGTCTGGGCGGAGGTCACGGCGGCTGCGGCAACGTCCTTGGGCTCCACCGGCAGGCGCTTGCGGATGGCCTCGTTGAGGCCGGTCAGCAGCTGGGTGGTGAGAATCGTGGAGTAGGGCCATCCGGCAGCCCCCTCGGTCTGCTGGGAGCCGACGATGAAGCTGGCATTGTCCTTCAGCTCGTAGCCCACCTCACCCATGGCCATCAGACAGGCGTCGAAGCCGAGCACGTCGATCTTCTTGCCCGTTGCATCCTGGGCATTCTGCAGCCCTGCGTGAAGCTGGGGAAGCGTCATGAACGTTCCGGCGCTGTCATCCTCGATGCACCCACGCCAGCCGTCACCGTGGTCGTTGACGATGAACATGTAGTGCTCGGCCGGGTAGTTCTTCATGCTCCACTGGATGAAGTCGGACATCGTCTGCGGGTCGGCCATGTCGACGTTGCCAAGCTGCTCCAGCGCGGGCGATGCGATCTCCCCCTCGGGCGCGCTCCCCTTCTGCAGCAGGATGCGCGAGGCCCCTGTGGGATCGCCGAAGTCAAACTGGGTCACCACGTTCACGTCGCTTGTGGAGCCCACCGTCTCGATGTCCTTGATGTTGTGGATCTCGAACGGCAGGAGGTTGTTGTCGGCCGCGCCCCACACCATCACCGTCCACTTCTTGGGGGTGGGATCAGCAGGCGGCTGCGTGCCGTCGTCGGCTTTGGGCGTGGCCTTGAACGTGGGGGCCTTGGGGAGGCTCGGGGTTGCGCCGAGGACGACGCTGTCCCCAGGAACCGCCTGCTTCGGGGTTCCTTCCGCGCGGGGCTGTGCCAGGGGGGCCATGGGCAGGCGGGAACCGATGGACTCGATCATCTCTTTCCTCCATGTACGGCTGCAGACGCTCGGGCGTATGCGCGAGGCGACCCTCTTTCCGTGATTCTTGCATCAAATGCGCGTGAAGTACACGCCAAGGATGTGAACACTTTGCAAGGTTTCAGTCTCGATCCGGGTCAGGGGAGGCCTTTGTGAATCCATTCGCGGCAGGTGGCCAGAGAGCGTCTCGCTGCCGTCGCGGTGGCGAATCGCTGCTCGACGCGCACCTCGACCATGCGCTGCAGCGCGCCTTCGACGTAGGCGGGCACGTCCGGCCGAAGGGATCGCAGCGGCGGGAGGGGGTCGGGCCGGGCCGCGAGGAGCTCGCTCTGACGCACGATGGATTCGATCGGGGTGCGTCCGCTGAGCAGGGCGTAGATGGTTGCGCCCAGGGCATAGATGTCGACCCGCGGGTCGCTGGTGCCCTGTGCCAGGTACATCTCTGGCGCGGCGTACCCCGGGGTGGCCACACCCTCCACGATGGTTCTGTAGCGCCCTCTCGGGTCGGTGGCTTTGGCGATTCCGAAGTCGAGCAGCATCACGCCTTCGGCGGTGAGCATGAGGTTCTGGGGCTTGATGTCCTTGTGGATGACCGGATGTGGCTTCTGCGCGTGCAGGTAGATGAGCGCAGCGCAGACCTGGAGCGACCAGCTCAGCACCGCCATCACGGTTGGTGCGAACGCAGGTCTACCGCTCGCGTTGTCGAGATCGACGAACGTGTCGAGCGTGCGGCCGCTCAGCAGATCCATGACCAGGAAGTGATCGCCGTGCGCTGAGAAGCAGGCGTAGACGCGCGGGATGAACTGATGCTTGAGGCCGCGCAGGGTCTGGGCCTCCCGGACGAAGGCCTCCTCGAGCAGTGCGCGCTCCGCAGGCGCAACGGGGGGGCAGATGAGCTGCTTGAGCGCCACACGGCTGCCCTCGAACTCGAGATCCTCGGCGGCGTAGACGACGGCCATGCCGCCCTGTCCGATGATCTTCTCGACGCGCCAACGGCCCTGCAGGAGCGTGCCAGGAGCGAGAGGGTTCAACTCAGGTGTCGATGGCGGTTTCGTCCCAGTCGGCGGAACGCCCGCACATCCAGTTCAGCGCGAGATATCGCTCTCGCGCAATGGCCGCGCAGGTCGTCGCCTCTTCGGCGGTGAGCTCGCGATACGGCTTTCCGAACGCCATGAGGTCACCACAGGAAGGCACGCTGTCAAAGGCGCCCGCTGCCTGCGCCCGTCCGAGTGCGTTCTGAAGGTTCTGGGGCGCGGGGGCCAGCCCGGAGCGTCGCTGGAGCTCGGCTGCGCGGGAGCGCCAGTGCCAGACCTCGGCAATGTCGCGCTGCCGCTGCAGCACCTCGTCGCTTCGCGCGCTCAGCCGGCCCATGAGGGGGGCCGTCTCCGAGAATACGCCCAGGGTGGGCATCACGTCTTCGAGGGCGAACATCTGATCGTACGGGGCGACGGCGTCGATGATGCCAACGCTCCAGAGCAGCATTCCTACGGCCTCGACGCGCCAGGAGATGTCGGCTACGGCGCGGTCGTCCCATCCGCCCAGCGCGATCTCCATGAGGGCGCTCTCGCGCCTGGAAAGGCGCTCACGCACGCCCTCGCGATCCATCCACTCCCTCAGGAGCGTGTTCAGCTTCTCCACAACGGCGCGAGGCCGCTGCTCGAGGGCAATGGCGCGTTCCAGGTTGTCGCGGAACAGTACCGAGACGAGAGACAAGGCCCGATGGGCCACGGCTTCTGCGGAGGGTCGTGTCTGGGCTTCCATGGGCCATCCTTTCGGCACGCGGGCACACTGTGGTTCTGAGGATGTTTGATGAGGCCCCTGCCTGTCCCTGTCGACGACCTCGTCTCAGTGCGGTGCGTCGCCGAAGCGCCTGCGGTCGTGCGCGTGCCACAGCAGGCTGAGCAGCAGCGCCGAGACCACCCCGCACGCCGTGATCACGCTGAAGCCGGCGTCCCACCCGTATGCATCGACGATGTGGCCGATCCCGGCCTCGGCGCCCACGGTTCCGATGTAGCCGAAGAGTCCCGTAAAGCCGGCGGCTGTTGCCGCGGCCTTCTTGGGAACGCAGTCGACGGCGGCCACGCCGATGAGCATGACCGGGCCGTAGATGGCGAATCCCACGCAGAAGAGCGAGAGCGCGTCGATGATGGGATGTCCCGCGGGAGTCTTCCAGTAGACCAGAACCCCCGCGGTCACCACCGCCATCAGCACGACGGACACCGGGGCCCGCCGTCCCGCGAAGAAGCGGTCGCTCACCCACCCGGACGCCAGCATGCCAGGAATCCCGCCCAGCTCGAAGATGAGCGACTGCCAGCGCGAGCTCGAGGCGACGTAGTGCTTCACCTCAGGCAGGTAGGTAGGCGCCCAGTTGATCACACCAAATCGGACCACATACACGCCCAGGTTCGCAAGGGCGAGGATCCACAGCGTGCGCTGGTTCAGCACGTGATCGAGCAGGATCTCGCGCGCCGACATCTCGCGCTCCCGATCTTCCACCTCGCAGGGGGGGTAGTCGTTGCGGTACGCCTCGATCGGCGGCAGCCCCACCGATTGCGGCGTGTCGACCAGCACGGCCAGCAGCGTCACCCCCAGCATCACCGCAATTGCGCCGGGCACGAAGAAGATGGACGCGGCGGTGGAGAAGAGGGCCAGCGACATCGTGGCGAGGGGTCCGGCCAGGGCGCCTCCGAGGTTGTGGGCCGTGTTCCAGATGCCCATGTACGTGCCTCGCTCGCGGTCGCTGAACCAGTGCGTCATGGTGCGTGCGCACGGCCCCCAGCCCATGCCCTGGAACCAGCCGTTCACCGCCCACGCCGCGATGAGCGCCCACAGTGGCAAGAGGCTGCCGAAGGCCAGGTTGACAAGACCGCTGCCGATGAGCCCGGCGGCCAGGAAGGTGCGTGCGTTCGATCGGTCGGCCAGGTTGCCCATGACGAACTTGCTCACGCCGTAGGTTGCGGCCAGGGCAGAGGCGATGAGTCCGACCTCGCTCTTTCCCAGGTGCAGCGACGACATGAGCAGCGGCTTGGCGAACGCGAAGTTCGAGCGCACGAGGTAGTACCCCGCGTAGCCAGCGAAGATCGCCGCCAGCTGCCGCATTCGCCACGAGGGATACACCCGAGAGGCATCCGGCTCGGGCAGCGGATCGATGAACGGCGCGGGGCGGAACAAGGTCGTGCGCATGGCTCAGCCGCGCGCCGCCCAGGTGATTCCCACGATGGTCTTGGCGTCGACGATCTCGCCGCGGGAGATCATGCTTTCCGCCTCGTCGAGCGAAACCGATATCCAGCGGGCGATCTCGCCCTCGTTCACCCCATCGGCGCCCGTGGTGCAGCCCTCGGCCACGAAGACGTGCATGCGCTCGGTGAGGATGCCCGGACTCGTGAAGAACGTGGCGGCCAGACGCAATGTGCCGCATCGCACGCCGCACTCCTCGACCAGCTCGCGGGCGAAGGCTTCGGCGGGGGTCTCTCCCGGGTCGATCTTGCCCGCGGGAAGCTCCCACAGGTATGCGCCTGCGGGGTGTCGGTACTGCCGCACGAGGATGAGGCTTCCATCGGCCAGGCGGGCCACCCCGCAAACGGAGTCGGGATGCTCGACCACGTCGCGCTCCCGGGGGTTGCCTCCAGGCCTCGCGATGCGGTCATTCCTGACGCGCAGCACCTTGCCGCTGTAGCGCACGGCGGTCTCGATGACCTGGGGTGTCGTCTCTTCCACGGGCGGGTGATCCTCTCTGGCGGAGTGACAGTGTCGGGGGAGCGAACTCTCTGATGGCGGTCTTCGCAGGCGTTCGTTCGCGGCCCTGCCCTGGGTGCGGTTTGCCGATGGGGAGGGTGGATTCGGAACGTCTGGAGGATATCGAGGGAACGGATCCGAAAAATAGGTCAAATGACCGATGTCCATCTCCGACTGGTCGGAGCCGACATCGAAGGTTTCAGGTGGAAGGTGTTGGGGAAGAGCATCCTGTCGGGGAGGCTCACAGGGGGCTGAGAGGAGCGCGTAGGCAGCGTGTACGTCCTTATCGGCTTCGCCATCATTCTCGGCGGTGTGCTGGGTGGCTATGTGCTGCACCACGGCCCGCTTGGCGTTCTCTTCCAGCCCACCGAGCTCCTCATCATCGGGGGCGCCAGTCTCGGCAGCGTCGTAGTCATGACGCCCTTGCACATCCTCAAGCGACTCGTAGGTGAGGTCAAGCACTGCTTCAGCTCGAGCAAGGAGACCAGGGAAGCGGCCTGTGCTCGCCTGGTCACCGTCTACCGCCTGCTCAAGATCGCCCAGTACGACGGTGCCACGGGCCTCGAGCGTCACGTCGAGAAGCCCGAGGAGAGCGAGATCTTCAAGGGAGACCCGGACTTCCTGGCCGATCATCACACCCTCGTCTTCTTCTGCGACACCATGAAGGTGATCATGCTCGGGAGCGTTCCTCCGCACCAGATCGGAGAGCTCACCGACCTGTCCATCGCCACCCACGAAGACGAGAGCCATCAACCCATTGGCGTGCTGCAGAAGATGAGTGACGCCCTCCCAGGCATGGGCATCGTCGCGGCTGTGCTCGGCATCGTGATCACGATGCAGCACATCGATGGCGATCCCGGCGAGATCGGGCACAACGTTGCGGTGGCCCTGGTCGGAACCCTGCTGGGCATCCTCGCGTGCTACGGTTTCGTGGGGCCCATGGCGTCACGTCTCGAGCTCATGCATCGCGAAGATCACGATCGCCTCAAGAGCGTACAGGCGTGTCTCGTGGCCTTCGCAAACGGCAGCCCGCCTCAGGCCTGCGTTGAGTTCGGACGCGCGGCGCTCCCATCTCACGTCAGACCGGAGTTCGATGAGCTCGAGAAGGCTTGCCGCAACTCGAGCAAGATGGTGGCCGCGGGCGGCGACAAGGCGGCCTGATGGCGGGTCCTCCTCCCCCCATCATCATCAAGAAGATCATCAAGGGCGGGCACGGCCACCACGGGGGGTCGTGGAAGGTTGCCTACGCTGACTTCGTCACCTCGATGCTCGCGCTGTTCATCGTGCTCTGGATCATCGGGCAGTCGAAGCAGACCCGCCAGGCCATTGCCGAGTATTTCAAGGATCCGTCGAAGACGCCGGCCGAGATCGTCGCGCTCCTTCAAGATGAGCGCTCCAAGGAGAGAAAGGCGGTCAAGGACCCCTCCCTCCCTCCAGCGGCGGCCCAGGACGTGAAACGCCTCGACGACCTTCAGAAGAAGCTCGAGCAGAAGCTGAAGAACATGAAGACCGACGAAGGGAAGCGGGTGAGCGTCGAGGTGCAGTGGACGGATGACGGCTTGCGCGTCACGCTCCTCGACCACGACAAGGTTGCGTTCTTCGATGTGGGCAATGCGTCGCCCAAGCCGCACACCTGTCGCGTGCTGCGGGCCATCGGAAGGGAGCTGGGCGCGGTGCCGAACCCGGTGGTCATCGAGGGCCACACCGACCGCCGAAAGTTCAGCACCAATGGTGACTACGGGAACTGGGAGCTCTCCACGGAGCGCGGCAACGCGGCACGGCGCCTGCTGCTGAGCGGTGGGCTGCAGCCCAATCGCATCCACGAGGTGCGCGGCTACGCCGATACCCGCCTGCTCCACCCCACCGACCCCTTCGACTCCGAGAATCGGCGGGTGAGCATTCTCGTGCGCTTCCTCGCCAAGTCAGAAGAGGAGAAGGCCGAGCTCTCCAAACGTCTCGGAGGGAAGAGCAAGCCGGATACCTCGAAGCTGCCGGGCGCTCCTCCTGGAAGCGCTCCATCGAAGGCATCGGCCGCCAAAGAGGGACACGACGGCAAGAAGGAAGGCGGCGAGACCAAGCCCGAGGGCCACGAGGCCAAGAACCGAGGGCCACGAGGCCAAGAAGGAGGGAGCCGAGGCCAAGCCCGAGGGCCACGAGGCCAAGAAGGAGGGAGCCGAGGCCAAGCCCGAGGGCCACGAGGCCAAGAAGGAGGGAGCCGAGGCCGCCAAAGAGGGAGCCGAGGCCAAGAAAGAGAGCGGCGAAGCCCACAAGTAGCCCACGATGCACCGGCGCGCCCAGGTCTCGTGTGTACCGCAGGACCGTTGTAGGACGCGCCAGAAATCCGCCTCGTGATCACTCAAGCGATGACACGTTCTGGACACAGCCATCCCCTGGGGGCGACCGTGACCCCCGACGGCGTCAACTTCTGCCTCTTCTCGCGAAACTGTCGCAGCGTCGAGCTCGTTCTGTTCGACCCGTCCAAACCTGACACGCCTTCCCGCGTCATACGTCTCGACCCCCTCCGAAATCGCACATTCTACTACTGGCACGTGCTGGTTCCAGATGTGCCGGTGGGAACGCTGTATGGCTATCGCGTCGATGGGCCGTTCGATCCCTCGGTGGGACATCGCTTCGACGGGACCAAGCTGCTGCTCGACCCCTACGCGCGGGCCGTCCACGTTCCGGAAGGCTACGATCGCGACGCGGCACGGCGTCCCGGGGATAATCTCGCCACCGCCCTGAAAGGGGTGGTGCTCGATCCGGAAGGGTTTGACTGGGAGGGCGACGAGCCGATCTGCAGGCCCCTCTCCGAGACGGTGCTCTATGAGATGCACGTGCGCGGCTTCACGGCAGATCCAGGCTCGAGGGTCTCCGAGGAGCGCAGAGGCACTTATCTCGGACTGATCGAGAAGATCCCGTATCTCGTCTCGCTGGGTGTGACGGCTGTCGAGCTCCTGCCGGTGCAGCAGTTCGACCCCTTCGATGCCCCGCGGGGTCGCATCAACTACTGGGGGTACAGTCCCATCGGTCTGTTCGCCCCCCATGCCGGATATTGTGTCGGGCGCGATCCGCTTGCTCCTTCGCGAGAGTTCAAGACGATGGTGAAAGCGCTGCATCGCGCCGGAATCGAGGTCATTCTCGACGTCGTCTTCAATCACACCGCGGAGGGAGACGAGACGGGGCCGACCCTGTCGATGCGCGGGCTCGAGAACCGCGCCTACTACATCCTCGAAGGGGCGCGGTATGCAAACTACACGGGCTGCGGCAACACCCTGAACGCGAACCACTCCATCGTGCGCCGCCTCATCATCGACTGCCTGCGCAGCTGGGTGAGAGAGTATCACGTCGACGGCTTTCGCTTCGACCTTGCATCGGTCATGTCCCGGGACGAGAAGGGGGTGCCCCTCGAGAATCCACCCATCCTGTGGGAGATCGAATCGGATCCCGTGCTGGCGGGGACCAAGATCATCGCGGAGGCCTGGGACGCGGCGGGGCTCTATCAGGTAGGCACGTTCATCGGTCACAAGTGGGCGGAGTGGAACGGTCATTTCCGCGATGATGTTCGTCGCTTCGTGAAGGGCGACGAGGGAACGGTGTCGCGGCTCGCGCAGCGCATGGTGGGGAGCCCTGACGTGTATGCGCAGCCAGATCGGGATCCGCGTCGGAGCATCAACTTCATCACCTGTCACGACGGCTTCACCCTGAATGACCTGGTCTCTTACAATGACAAGCACAATGCGTTGAACGGGGAGGGGAATCGTGACGGCACCAATGACAATGCGTCGTGGAACTGCGGCATCGAGGGCCTCACCGACGAACCCCGCGTCGAAGCCCTTCGCCTGCGTCAGATCAAGAACTTCCTCACCATCCTCTTCCTGGCGCAGGGCACACCGATGCTCACCATGGGCGATGAGGTGAGGCGCACGCAGGGCGGGAACAACAACGCCTACTGCCAGGACGGACCGCTGAGCTGGTTCGACTGGTCTGCACTCGAGCGCCAGGCAGATGTTCTGCGGTTCACGCGCATGCTCATCGCGTTCGTGAAGGCGCGCCCGGTGTTTGCGTCGCGGCGCGTCTGGACCGATGCTGACGGGGGAGAGCCACAGGCGACGTGGTCGGGCATCGAGATCGGCAGGCCGGACTTCAGCCCCGCATCGCACAGCCTCGCCTGCACCCTCTCGCATTCGGGTTCGGGCGAGACGTTGCACATCTGCCTCAACGCCTGGTGGAACCCGCTCAAGTTCACCCTGCCTTCCCTCGAGAAGGGACGCAGCTGGGTTCGTGTGATCGATACCCATCAGCCGAGTCCAGGCGACATCGTCGCGCCGGGTGAGGCCGCACCGCTTCGCAAACGGGTCGAGGTCGCTCCGAGAAGCATCGTGGTGGCCCTGGCCTGACCCTTTCGCGCGGCGCGGTCACGTCGGGGCAGGACCCGCGTGCCGCCGTCTGTAACCCTTCGTGCATGCCTACTCACATCACTTCGAATCGCTCCTGGCCTCGACTCGTGCTCCTCGTTCTCGTGCTCCTGCTCACCGCGCTTGTGCAGGCGCTGCCCGCGCGCGCAGACGATGAGCAGGACATTCGCGCGCTTCTGGGGGGCGACGTGGCGGCCATGCAGATCTCGGAAGGGTGGGCCCTCGTCGATGTGGGGATCCCGGGCACCAGCTCGATGGAGCAGGTGGTGCTTCGGCGATACAAGGGCCACTGGCGTCGCATCACCACCCCGAGCAGCCTGTCACGTGGCGAGGTGCTCGCGCTGGGAATGTCTTCTACCGTGGCGAACGAGCTCGGCCTCGGTGAACCTCCCGATGATTCCATCTCCGCGCTTCAGACGGCCATGCAGAAGGCCGGCCTCACACACGGGAAGTTCAACATCGCTTCCTTCCGCGGCGGGTTCCTCGCCCTCACGACAAACGACGTGCATGACGGCTTCCACATCTGGGCCTGGAACGGTCGAACCTGGAAGCCCTTCTTCGCTGTCGAGCCCAAGGCGTCTGGCGCTGTCATCAACAAGGCCTTCGACGATCACGGCATCCCACGTTACATCGAGTACCGCCTCCTGTTCGGGCGGGGGGGCAGCCACTGACATCGGGACCTGACCTGAGCCGGTCTTGAGGAACGAGAAGGGGGCGCAAGAGGACTGCGCGACACCTGCGCCAATATACGCTCACCACCATGCTGCATGCCAACGTCTGTCTCGAAGCCATCGGCTACGAGCTGCCTCCAAATGTCGTCTCATCAGAGTCCATCTACGATGAGCTCTCTCCTACCCTCGAGCGCCTCTCCATCCCGGCAGAGGGCTTGCAGGCGCTCACCGGCGTCGAGGAGCGCCGTTTCTGGGATCGCGGGCATCCCATTCACCTGGCGGCGGCGCAGGCCGCACGCGTCGCGCTCGAGCGCGCGTCACTCGACCCGCAACGCGTCGGTGTCCTGATCAGCACCAGCGTCTGCCGAGACTACGTCGAGCCCTCTACGGCGGCGCTCGTCCACGGCGAGCTCGGTCTCGCCTCGGAATGCCTCAACTTCGACCTGGGCAATGCCTGCCTGGCCTTCCTGAACGGCTTGTCGGTGGCCGCGGATATGATCGAGAAGGGGCAGATCGAGGCGGCCCTGGTGGTCGATGCCGAGAGCGCGCGCGACGTCACCGAGGCAACGGTTCAACGTCTCCTCGATGAGAACGTCGACGGCGACCGCCTGCGAGAGCAGTTCGCCGCACTCACGCTGGGCTCTGGCGCGGTGGCCGCGGTGCTCACCCATCGCTCGATCTCGAAGAGCGGTCATCGCCTGACCGGTCACGTCGCACTGGCAGACACCCGCTACAGCCGCCTGTGCCTGGGAACCCCCACCGAGATGGTGACCGATCACAAGATGCTGCTGCAGGCGGGTGTCGACCTCGCCCGCCGCACGTGGGAGAAGGCGCGTGCGGTCTTCGGCTGGACCGCCGAGGCCATCGACCTGTTCGTGTGCCACCAGGTCACGGCGACCCACCACCGTGCCGTGTTCGAGGCACTCGGCCTCGACATCCGCAAGTCATTCATCACGTTCCCGTTTCTGGGGAACGTGGGACCAGCATCTGTTCCGCTGACGCTTGCGCTGGCCCTCGAACGCGGACGGGTCAAGCCGGGCGATCGCCTGGCGCTGATGGGCATCGGCAGCGGTCTCAACTGCTCGATGCTGGAGGTCTGGTGGTGAACCTTCCCGCACAGATCGCCGCGCTCTACCCCTTCGAGCCACGAACCCTCGATCTCGACGGCATTGCCTACCGCTACGTCGACGAGGGGAACGGGGAGCCCCTGCTCATGGTGCACGGCAACCCCACCTGGTCGTTCTACTACCGCGATCTCATCAAGGCGTTCAGAGGCTCTCACAGGGTGGTGGCGCCCGACCATGTGGGGTGCGGGCTCTCTGACAAGCCCCAGGTCTATCCGTACACGTTGGCGCAGCACATCTCGAACCTCGAGCGCCTGGTGCTCTCGCTCGATCTCAAGGACATCACGCTGGTGGTGCACGACTGGGGGGGCGCCATCGGCTTCGGCATGGCCGTGCGTCACCCAGAGCGCATCAAGCGCGTGGTCATCTTCAACACGGCCGCCTTCCACGTCGACGTCATGCCGGTTCTGCTCCGCGTCGCGCGACTGCCCGTCATCGGCGATGTGCTCATCCGGGGTCTCAATGCCTTCGCCGGTCTGGCGACCCGTCTGGCGATGGGGCATCACGAGCGAATGACGCCCGCGGTGAAGGCGGGGTATCTCTTTCCCTACGACTCGTGGGCGAATCGAATCGCAACCCTGCGCTTCGTGCAAGACATCCCCCACGGCCCTTCGCATCCCACCTGGTCAACATTGGCGGAGGTAGAGTCCGGGCTTGCGCGTCTTGCTGATCGCCCCGCGCTGATCGTGTGGGGGATGCGCGACTGGGTCTTCTCGCCCCGGTTCCTGCGTCGCTGGCTGCAGCGCTACCCATCGGCTGAGGCCCACAGGTTGCACGATGCGTCGCA carries:
- a CDS encoding 3-oxoacyl-ACP synthase III, with product MLHANVCLEAIGYELPPNVVSSESIYDELSPTLERLSIPAEGLQALTGVEERRFWDRGHPIHLAAAQAARVALERASLDPQRVGVLISTSVCRDYVEPSTAALVHGELGLASECLNFDLGNACLAFLNGLSVAADMIEKGQIEAALVVDAESARDVTEATVQRLLDENVDGDRLREQFAALTLGSGAVAAVLTHRSISKSGHRLTGHVALADTRYSRLCLGTPTEMVTDHKMLLQAGVDLARRTWEKARAVFGWTAEAIDLFVCHQVTATHHRAVFEALGLDIRKSFITFPFLGNVGPASVPLTLALALERGRVKPGDRLALMGIGSGLNCSMLEVWW
- a CDS encoding MFS transporter, with translation MRTTLFRPAPFIDPLPEPDASRVYPSWRMRQLAAIFAGYAGYYLVRSNFAFAKPLLMSSLHLGKSEVGLIASALAATYGVSKFVMGNLADRSNARTFLAAGLIGSGLVNLAFGSLLPLWALIAAWAVNGWFQGMGWGPCARTMTHWFSDRERGTYMGIWNTAHNLGGALAGPLATMSLALFSTAASIFFVPGAIAVMLGVTLLAVLVDTPQSVGLPPIEAYRNDYPPCEVEDREREMSAREILLDHVLNQRTLWILALANLGVYVVRFGVINWAPTYLPEVKHYVASSSRWQSLIFELGGIPGMLASGWVSDRFFAGRRAPVSVVLMAVVTAGVLVYWKTPAGHPIIDALSLFCVGFAIYGPVMLIGVAAVDCVPKKAAATAAGFTGLFGYIGTVGAEAGIGHIVDAYGWDAGFSVITACGVVSALLLSLLWHAHDRRRFGDAPH
- a CDS encoding DUF4272 domain-containing protein; this translates as MEAQTRPSAEAVAHRALSLVSVLFRDNLERAIALEQRPRAVVEKLNTLLREWMDREGVRERLSRRESALMEIALGGWDDRAVADISWRVEAVGMLLWSVGIIDAVAPYDQMFALEDVMPTLGVFSETAPLMGRLSARSDEVLQRQRDIAEVWHWRSRAAELQRRSGLAPAPQNLQNALGRAQAAGAFDSVPSCGDLMAFGKPYRELTAEEATTCAAIARERYLALNWMCGRSADWDETAIDT
- the motA gene encoding flagellar motor stator protein MotA; amino-acid sequence: MYVLIGFAIILGGVLGGYVLHHGPLGVLFQPTELLIIGGASLGSVVVMTPLHILKRLVGEVKHCFSSSKETREAACARLVTVYRLLKIAQYDGATGLERHVEKPEESEIFKGDPDFLADHHTLVFFCDTMKVIMLGSVPPHQIGELTDLSIATHEDESHQPIGVLQKMSDALPGMGIVAAVLGIVITMQHIDGDPGEIGHNVAVALVGTLLGILACYGFVGPMASRLELMHREDHDRLKSVQACLVAFANGSPPQACVEFGRAALPSHVRPEFDELEKACRNSSKMVAAGGDKAA
- the glgX gene encoding glycogen debranching enzyme GlgX; translated protein: MTRSGHSHPLGATVTPDGVNFCLFSRNCRSVELVLFDPSKPDTPSRVIRLDPLRNRTFYYWHVLVPDVPVGTLYGYRVDGPFDPSVGHRFDGTKLLLDPYARAVHVPEGYDRDAARRPGDNLATALKGVVLDPEGFDWEGDEPICRPLSETVLYEMHVRGFTADPGSRVSEERRGTYLGLIEKIPYLVSLGVTAVELLPVQQFDPFDAPRGRINYWGYSPIGLFAPHAGYCVGRDPLAPSREFKTMVKALHRAGIEVILDVVFNHTAEGDETGPTLSMRGLENRAYYILEGARYANYTGCGNTLNANHSIVRRLIIDCLRSWVREYHVDGFRFDLASVMSRDEKGVPLENPPILWEIESDPVLAGTKIIAEAWDAAGLYQVGTFIGHKWAEWNGHFRDDVRRFVKGDEGTVSRLAQRMVGSPDVYAQPDRDPRRSINFITCHDGFTLNDLVSYNDKHNALNGEGNRDGTNDNASWNCGIEGLTDEPRVEALRLRQIKNFLTILFLAQGTPMLTMGDEVRRTQGGNNNAYCQDGPLSWFDWSALERQADVLRFTRMLIAFVKARPVFASRRVWTDADGGEPQATWSGIEIGRPDFSPASHSLACTLSHSGSGETLHICLNAWWNPLKFTLPSLEKGRSWVRVIDTHQPSPGDIVAPGEAAPLRKRVEVAPRSIVVALA
- a CDS encoding NUDIX hydrolase is translated as MDIGHLTYFSDPFPRYPPDVPNPPSPSANRTQGRAANERLRRPPSESSLPRHCHSAREDHPPVEETTPQVIETAVRYSGKVLRVRNDRIARPGGNPRERDVVEHPDSVCGVARLADGSLILVRQYRHPAGAYLWELPAGKIDPGETPAEAFARELVEECGVRCGTLRLAATFFTSPGILTERMHVFVAEGCTTGADGVNEGEIARWISVSLDEAESMISRGEIVDAKTIVGITWAARG
- a CDS encoding serine/threonine protein kinase; this encodes MNPLAPGTLLQGRWRVEKIIGQGGMAVVYAAEDLEFEGSRVALKQLICPPVAPAERALLEEAFVREAQTLRGLKHQFIPRVYACFSAHGDHFLVMDLLSGRTLDTFVDLDNASGRPAFAPTVMAVLSWSLQVCAALIYLHAQKPHPVIHKDIKPQNLMLTAEGVMLLDFGIAKATDPRGRYRTIVEGVATPGYAAPEMYLAQGTSDPRVDIYALGATIYALLSGRTPIESIVRQSELLAARPDPLPPLRSLRPDVPAYVEGALQRMVEVRVEQRFATATAARRSLATCREWIHKGLP